The following coding sequences are from one Stigmatopora nigra isolate UIUO_SnigA chromosome 10, RoL_Snig_1.1, whole genome shotgun sequence window:
- the top1a gene encoding DNA topoisomerase I, like isoform X1: MSGDHAHNEDQIDGGSRVNDSNRYRNKEHRHKDHKKDKEREKLKHGNGEHSSDKKYGDKDKMKHKDGSADKFKDKHKEKKMKVIDGKIKKEKENGFSSPPHVKCEPDDDFYHSPKLEKSLNLKRERDGDEEYDIKPKKIKTENDRKDRRRKPTELKKTRDKKGETADAKKKVKKEPEEKWKWWEEERYTDGVKWKFLEHKGPVFAPPYEPIPSKVRFYYDGQPLKLSPEAEEVATFFAKMLDHEYTSKDIFRKNFFKDWRKEMTAEERGKITDLKKCNFTEMADYYKAQSEAKKAMSKEDKLKIKEENERVLQAYGFCMMDNHRERIANFRIEPPGLFRGRGDHPKMGMLKRRIRPKDVIVNCSKDSKHPPPPPGTKWKEVRHDNKVTWLVSWTENIQGSTKYIMLNSSSRIKGEKDWQKYETARRLKKCVDRIRTQYRDDWKSKEMRIRQRAVALYFIDKLALRAGNEKEEGETADTVGCCSLRVEHLKLYPENDGQEFVVEFDFLGKDSIRYYNKVPVEKRVFKNLQLFMENKEPDDDLFDRLNTSILNKHLQELMDGLTAKVFRTYNASITLQQQLKELTNVDENVPAKILSYNRANRAVAILCNHQRAPPKTFEKSMQNLQTKIEAKRDQLADAKRELKSSKADAKVRRDEKTKKTVETKKKAVQRIEEQLMKLEVQATDREENKQIALGTSKLNYLDPRISVAWSKKWGIPVEKIYNKTQREKFAWAIDMADDDFEF, encoded by the exons ATGAGTGGGGACCATGCCCACAACGAGGACCAG ATCGACGGTGGCTCTCGGGTCAACG ACTCCAATAGATATAGAAATAAAGAACATAGGCACAAGGACCACAAGAAAGACAAGGAACGGGAAAAACTAAAGCATGGCAACgg TGAACACTCCTCTGACAAAAAATACGGCGATAAGGATAAAATGAAGCACAAAGATGGCAGCGCAGACAAATTTAAAGACAAgcacaaggagaaaaag ATGAAAGTCATTGATGGTAAAAtcaaaaaggagaaagaaaatggCTTCTCCAG CCCTCCGCATGTCAAGTGCGAGCCTGACGATGACTTTTATCATTCGCCCAAACTTGAGAAATCTTTAAATTTAAAGCGAGAACGGGATGGCGATGAAGA ATATGACATcaagcccaaaaaaataaagactgaaAATGACAGGAAGGACAGGAGAAGGAAACCAACTGAG CTGAAAAAGACGAGAGATAAAAAAGGAGAAACTGCCGATGcaaaaaagaaagtaaaaaagGAGCCTGAAGAGAAGTGGAAATG GTGGGAAGAAGAGCGATACACAGATGGTGTCAAGTGGAAATTTCTGGAGCACAAAGGGCCAGTATTTGCCCCACCATATGAGCCAATTCCTAGCAAAGTCCGCTTCTATTACGATG GGCAGCCACTGAAGCTTAGTCCAGAGGCAGAAGAAGTGGCCACGTTCTTTGCTAAAATGCTGGACCACGAATACACCTCAAAAGATATCTTTcgtaaaaacttttttaaagattgGCGGAAG GAAATGACCGCCGAGGAAAGGGGGAAGATCACTGACTTGAAGAAGTGTAACTTTACCGAAATGGCGGACTACTACAAAGCTCAGTCGGAAGCCAAAAAAGCCATGTCCAAGGAGGACAAATTG AAAATCAAAGAGGAGAATGAGCGCGTCTTACAGGCATATGGCTTCTGCATGATGGACAACCACCGGGAACGGATCGCCAACTTCCGTATCGAGCCGCCGGGCCTTTTCCGCGGTCGCGGAGACCATCCCAAAATGGGCATGCTGAAACGTCGGATCCGACCCAAAGACGTCATCGTCAACTGCAGCAA GGACTCcaagcaccccccaccccctcctggCACCAAGTGGAAAGAAGTTCGCCACGATAACAAGGTGACGTGGCTGGTCTCGTGGACTGAGAACATTCAAGGTTCTACCAAGTACATCATGTTGAACTCCAGCTCTAGGATTAAG GGAGAGAAGGACTGGCAAAAGTACGAAACGGCCCGTAGACTAAAGAAATGTGTGGACCGTATTAGGACACAGTATCGTGACGATTGGAAGTCCAAGGAGATGAGGATCCGACAGAGAGCCGTGGCGCTCTACTTTATCGACAAG CTGGCGCTGAGAGCAGGTAACGAAAAGGAGGAAGGGGAAACTGCCGACACGGTGGGCTGCTGCTCCCTCAGAGTGGAGCACCTTAAACTTTACCCCGAAAATGACGGGCAAGAGTTTGTGGTGGAATTCGATTTCTTGGGTAAAGATTCCATCCGATATTACAACAAAGTCCCGGTGGAAAAAAGG GTTTTTAAAAATCTTCAATTGTTCATGGAAAACAAAGAGCCGGATGACGACCTGTTTGACCGCTTGAAT ACTTCAATTCTCAACAAGCACCTTCAGGAACTGATGGACGGTCTGACGGCCAAAGTTTTCCGTACTTACAACGCCTCCATTACCTTGCAGCAGCAGCTCAAAGAGCTTACCAACG TGGATGAGAATGTCCCAGCCAAGATTCTGTCCTACAACCGGGCCAACAGAGCTGTGGCCATCCTGTGCAACCATCAGAGGGCACCACCCAAAACGTTTGAGAAGTCCATGCAAAACCTGCAGACAAAG atcGAAGCAAAAAGAGACCAACTGGCCGATGCAAAAAGAGAGCTGAAGAGCTCCAAGGCTGACGCCAAAGTACGGAGGGATGAAAAAACTAAGAA GACCGTGGAGACCAAGAAGAAGGCCGTCCAGAGGATAGAAGAACAATTGATGAAACTCGAAGTTCAGGCCACCGATCGCGAAGAGAACAAGCAGATTGCGCTCGGCACTTCAAAACTTAACTATCTCGACCCGAGGATTTCCGTAGCTTG GTCTAAGAAGTGGGGCATTCCCGTGGAGAAGATCTACAACAAAACCCAACGCGAGAAGTTCGCTTGGGCCATCGACATGGCAGACGATGACTTTGAATTTTAA
- the zhx3a gene encoding zinc fingers and homeoboxes protein 3, which yields MASKRKSSVPCMIPSSKSKHAREEIILGSLPELLPTIPEDGILSISMDERGGASEVQKGGAYACPPCSFESRDLNYFLDHMHTCHADFRAQGTFYCLSCAVSVVRFEALALHNAKTHPKIVEGSMTASLSVNKRDGITAVEQSLFTDAKQDAAISLSKTPIAKMMRAKGEHKKIVVSHTVEVLKRDTDHKGAPNASIPELQNGATTRTTAVRTPVATLPASNRVFRHQHAAPPLPYPASHKDLPKVMIPLSSIPTYDAAMDTSSFLKTSFGKFPYPTKAELCYLTVVSEFPEEQIKLWFTAQRLKQGISWSPEEIEEARRKMFNTVFQGSAPQKQPTTVAAAQRHVNHIVTHRTVTAPSGSKGLNFPGVDAPFGAGRNRTLGAMAKQASASTNPNVTRVSYSTPILSPKLPPTLAPVKNLQAEAEQCGDGLGTTTTAGFANENGKPSNGVHANISNNDLHYVATPNDLSLSVPESSNNHHDDGAVENTSDINHNNHNNVLIRPQEHADDTPRKDNKPIDDAPLPNQVIGSSPSESTTTSSSGGAANATAVITKSMSILQQLIKEDDSFAADGNGADRKMEPVKINFKRLKVNESEGDSEAGRQDGKAERGEGSFSPPWAAKNAQQLRILRQAFSGARWPNSQQYEDLSRRTGLPKSEVVRWFSDSRHSSKNGQLKWLETYLRPTTDAEEAPAPTRWRPDPPPPPQTADKCWLRDVESEREANSEPTLQWQDLTSPLRGLMASTASGEMVKSGSSPKDAWPERERQQMSASQPLIEQPNDANQTRDRLRMEMLEV from the exons atggcCAGCAAGAGGAAATCCAGCGTTCCCTGTATGATCCCCTCCTCCAAATCCAAACACGCCCGCGAGGAAATCATCCTGGGTTCGTTACCGGAACTCCTCCCCACCATCCCGGAAGACGGCATCCTCAGCATCTCCATGGACGAACGCGGTGGCGCTAGCGAGGTCCAAAAAGGCGGAGCCTACGCTTGTCCACCGTGCTCCTTCGAATCCAGAGACCTGAACTACTTTTTGGACCACATGCACACTTGCCACGCCGATTTTAGGGCGCAGGGGACCTTCTACTGCCTGAGTTGCGCCGTTTCGGTGGTCCGTTTCGAAGCTCTGGCCCTGCATAACGCTAAAACCCACCCCAAGATCGTGGAGGGTTCCATGACGGCTTCGTTGAGCGTCAACAAGCGGGACGGGATCACCGCCGTGGAGCAGAGCTTGTTCACGGACGCCAAACAAGACGCCGCCATTTCCCTCAGCAAGACCCCCATCGCCAAGATGATGCGAGCTAAAGGGGAACACAAGAAAATCGTGGTTTCACATACTGTGGAAGTCTTGAAAAGAGACACTGACCACAAGGGGGCGCCAAACGCAAGTATCCCCGAACTCCAAAACGGAGCTACGACCAGGACGACTGCCGTTCGCACGCCGGTGGCGACCCTACCGGCGTCCAATCGTGTTTTTCGCCACCAGCACGCTGCCCCCCCATTGCCGTACCCGGCATCCCATAAAGACCTCCCCAAAGTGATGATCCCCCTAAGCAGTATCCCTACTTACGACGCCGCCATGGACACCAGCAGTTTTCTCAAGACCTCCTTCGGTAAGTTCCCCTACCCGACCAAAGCGGAGCTCTGCTACCTGACGGTAGTGTCGGAGTTCCCCGAAGAGCAGATCAAACTGTGGTTTACCGCCCAAAGACTCAAGCAAGGCATCAGTTGGTCTCCGGAAGAAATCGAAGAAGCCCGAAGGAAGATGTTTAACACCGTCTTCCAGGGCTCCGCCCCCCAGAAGCAACCCACCACCGTCGCCGCCGCCCAGCGTCACGTCAATCACATCGTTACTCACCGCACCGTAACGGCCCCTTCAGGTTCCAAAGGACTTAACTTTCCCGGGGTCGACGCCCCCTTTGGCGCCGGGAGGAATAGAACCCTGGGGGCCATGGCCAAGCAGGCTAGCGCGTCCACCAATCCCAACGTGACTAGGGTTTCCTATTCCACGCCTATTCTTTCTCCGAAGCTTCCGCCAACGCTGGCGCCCGTCAAGAATCTTCAAGCGGAGGCGGAGCAATGCGGGGACGGCCTCGGAACGACGACGACGGCCGGCTTCGCCAACGAAAACGGCAAACCGTCAAACGGCGTCCACGCCAACATCAGCAATAACGATTTGCACTACGTCGCGACCCCTAATGACCTTTCCCTGAGCGTCCCGGAAAGTTCCAACAATCACCATGACGACGGCGCCGTGGAAAACACCAGCGACATCAATCATAACAATCACAACAACGTCTTAATCCGTCCTCAAGAGCACGCCGACGACACCCCGAGGAAGGACAACAAGCCAATTGACGACGCCCCCTTGCCGAATCAAGTCATTGGCTCCTCCCCCTCCGAAAGCACTACCACCAGCAGCAGCGGCGGCGCCGCCAACGCCACCGCCGTCATCACGAAAAGTATGTCTATCTTACAGCAACTCATCAAGGAAGACGACTCGTTCGCCGCGGACGGAAACGGCGCCGATCGCAAAATGGAACCCGTCAAGATCAACTTTAAAAGACTGAAAGTGAACGAGAGTGAAGGCGATTCGGAGGCGGGGCGTCAGGATGGCAAAGCGGAGAGAGGGGAGGGTTCTTTCTCGCCGCCATGGGCCGCCAAGAACGCCCAACAGCTGCGTATCCTTCGCCAGGCCTTCTCCGGAGCGCGTTGGCCCAACAGCCAGCAGTACGAAGACTTGAGCCGACGGACGGGCCTCCCCAAGTCGGAAGTGGTGCGCTGGTTTAGCGATAGCCGCCATAGCAGCAAGAATGGGCAACTCAAGTGGCTGGAAACGTACCTGCGACCAACTACGGACGCCGAGGAGGCGCCAGCGCCGACCCGATGGCGGCCCgatcctcctccgccgccgcaaACCGCCGACAAATGCTGGCTACGAGACGTGGAGAGCGAGAGGGAAGCGAACAGCGAGCCGACGCTTCAGTGGCAGGATTTAACCTCGCCGCTGCGAGGGCTGATGGCGAGCACGGCAAGTGGCGAGATGGTCAAAAGCGGGAGCTCGCCAAAGGACGCCTGGCCGGAGAGAGAACGCCAGCAGATGAGCGCCAGTCAGCCGCTCATTGAACAACCCAACGACGCTAATCAGACTAG GGATCGCCTGAGGATGGAAATGCTGGAGGTGTGA
- the top1a gene encoding DNA topoisomerase I, like isoform X2, with the protein MVSSGNFWSTKGQYLPHHMSQFLAKSASITMPLKLSPEAEEVATFFAKMLDHEYTSKDIFRKNFFKDWRKEMTAEERGKITDLKKCNFTEMADYYKAQSEAKKAMSKEDKLKIKEENERVLQAYGFCMMDNHRERIANFRIEPPGLFRGRGDHPKMGMLKRRIRPKDVIVNCSKDSKHPPPPPGTKWKEVRHDNKVTWLVSWTENIQGSTKYIMLNSSSRIKGEKDWQKYETARRLKKCVDRIRTQYRDDWKSKEMRIRQRAVALYFIDKLALRAGNEKEEGETADTVGCCSLRVEHLKLYPENDGQEFVVEFDFLGKDSIRYYNKVPVEKRVFKNLQLFMENKEPDDDLFDRLNTSILNKHLQELMDGLTAKVFRTYNASITLQQQLKELTNVDENVPAKILSYNRANRAVAILCNHQRAPPKTFEKSMQNLQTKIEAKRDQLADAKRELKSSKADAKVRRDEKTKKTVETKKKAVQRIEEQLMKLEVQATDREENKQIALGTSKLNYLDPRISVAWSKKWGIPVEKIYNKTQREKFAWAIDMADDDFEF; encoded by the exons ATGGTGTCAAGTGGAAATTTCTGGAGCACAAAGGGCCAGTATTTGCCCCACCATATGAGCCAATTCCTAGCAAAGTCCGCTTCTATTACGATG CCACTGAAGCTTAGTCCAGAGGCAGAAGAAGTGGCCACGTTCTTTGCTAAAATGCTGGACCACGAATACACCTCAAAAGATATCTTTcgtaaaaacttttttaaagattgGCGGAAG GAAATGACCGCCGAGGAAAGGGGGAAGATCACTGACTTGAAGAAGTGTAACTTTACCGAAATGGCGGACTACTACAAAGCTCAGTCGGAAGCCAAAAAAGCCATGTCCAAGGAGGACAAATTG AAAATCAAAGAGGAGAATGAGCGCGTCTTACAGGCATATGGCTTCTGCATGATGGACAACCACCGGGAACGGATCGCCAACTTCCGTATCGAGCCGCCGGGCCTTTTCCGCGGTCGCGGAGACCATCCCAAAATGGGCATGCTGAAACGTCGGATCCGACCCAAAGACGTCATCGTCAACTGCAGCAA GGACTCcaagcaccccccaccccctcctggCACCAAGTGGAAAGAAGTTCGCCACGATAACAAGGTGACGTGGCTGGTCTCGTGGACTGAGAACATTCAAGGTTCTACCAAGTACATCATGTTGAACTCCAGCTCTAGGATTAAG GGAGAGAAGGACTGGCAAAAGTACGAAACGGCCCGTAGACTAAAGAAATGTGTGGACCGTATTAGGACACAGTATCGTGACGATTGGAAGTCCAAGGAGATGAGGATCCGACAGAGAGCCGTGGCGCTCTACTTTATCGACAAG CTGGCGCTGAGAGCAGGTAACGAAAAGGAGGAAGGGGAAACTGCCGACACGGTGGGCTGCTGCTCCCTCAGAGTGGAGCACCTTAAACTTTACCCCGAAAATGACGGGCAAGAGTTTGTGGTGGAATTCGATTTCTTGGGTAAAGATTCCATCCGATATTACAACAAAGTCCCGGTGGAAAAAAGG GTTTTTAAAAATCTTCAATTGTTCATGGAAAACAAAGAGCCGGATGACGACCTGTTTGACCGCTTGAAT ACTTCAATTCTCAACAAGCACCTTCAGGAACTGATGGACGGTCTGACGGCCAAAGTTTTCCGTACTTACAACGCCTCCATTACCTTGCAGCAGCAGCTCAAAGAGCTTACCAACG TGGATGAGAATGTCCCAGCCAAGATTCTGTCCTACAACCGGGCCAACAGAGCTGTGGCCATCCTGTGCAACCATCAGAGGGCACCACCCAAAACGTTTGAGAAGTCCATGCAAAACCTGCAGACAAAG atcGAAGCAAAAAGAGACCAACTGGCCGATGCAAAAAGAGAGCTGAAGAGCTCCAAGGCTGACGCCAAAGTACGGAGGGATGAAAAAACTAAGAA GACCGTGGAGACCAAGAAGAAGGCCGTCCAGAGGATAGAAGAACAATTGATGAAACTCGAAGTTCAGGCCACCGATCGCGAAGAGAACAAGCAGATTGCGCTCGGCACTTCAAAACTTAACTATCTCGACCCGAGGATTTCCGTAGCTTG GTCTAAGAAGTGGGGCATTCCCGTGGAGAAGATCTACAACAAAACCCAACGCGAGAAGTTCGCTTGGGCCATCGACATGGCAGACGATGACTTTGAATTTTAA